In a single window of the Paramisgurnus dabryanus chromosome 23, PD_genome_1.1, whole genome shotgun sequence genome:
- the armc10 gene encoding armadillo repeat-containing protein 10: MGDDNVIARLGGIKALLGIVAGAGASYGIYKLVFARVEDGGVNRKKSGKSVAVQPGSLMSKVSGFKVVSKNLDPSADNESCDVYSRSAASLEPRHLSMLLSLLQSSPNPEERRKVLVTLGNAAAFTVNQDLLREFGGLHIIANFLSDPSPDIRVQTLNALNNLSMNIRNQEQLKIYIPSVMQLIEMSPVNSDLQLAALRLLTNLSVTDNHQHLMKTSITLLLSLLVVSNEVLQIQVLKVLVNLSSNPDLMDDIVQAQAPASLILLFDSCTSTSVLLRLLVFVGNLRAWRPSMQVAEALRRKQDSLYCVLMDGSSQLHHKLPLLVSHPDEEVKVQVAKLLT; this comes from the exons ATGGGAGATGACAATGTCATTGCCCGACTCGGCGGCATAAAGGCTCTGTTGGGGATTGTAGCAGGTGCTGGAGCGTCATATGGTATTTATAAACTAGTCTTTGCTCGTGTAGAAGATGGTGGAGTAAACAGAAAGAAGTCTGGTAAAAGTGTTGCTGTACAGCCTGGGAGTCTGATGTCCAAAGTGTCTGGATTTAAAGTTGTCAGTAAGAATTTGGATCCATCTGCAGATAACGAATCAT GTGATGTTTACTCAAGATCTGCTGCCAGCCTGGAACCGAGACATCTTAGTATGCTCCTGTCCCTGCTTCAGAGCAGTCCAAACCCAGAAGAGAGGAGAAAAGTTCTTGTAACATTAGGCAATGCTGCTGCTTTTACAGTAAACCAG GATCTTCTCCGAGAGTTTGGAGGTCTTCACATTATAGCGAACTTCCTCTCGGATCCATCACCTGACATTAGGGTACAGACGCTGAATGCTCTGAACAACTTGAGCATGAATATCCGTAACCAAGAACAGCTGAAG ATATACATCCCTTCAGTGATGCAATTAATTGAGATGTCGCCAGTGAACTCTGACCTTCAGCTGGCAGCACTAAGGTTACTCACTAATCTATCAGTGACGGATAATCATCAGCATCTGATGAAGACCTCCATCACCCTCCTCCTCTCGCTACTTGTAGTGAGCAATGAAGTCCTACAG ATTCAGGTCCTCAAGGTTCTAGTAAACCTTTCGTCCAATCCAGATTTGATGGATGATATTGTACAAGCCCAG GCACCAGCATCCTTGATTTTATTGTTTGACAGCTGCACAAGCACTTCTGTTCTTCTGCGCCTTCTGGTTTTTGTGGGGAATTTACGGGCATGGAGACCCTCCATGCAGGTAGCCGAAGCTCTGAGGAGGAAACAGGACTCTTTATACTGCGTTTTGATGGACGGCTCCTCTCAGCTCCACCACAAGCTGCCTTTGCTGGTCTCCCACCCGGATGAGGAAGTGAAGGTGCAGGTTGCCAAACTCCTCACATAA